The window CGGCTTCTCCCACTGCCGTTTTTGGCTCCCTCCCCCCCTCTCCTATATCTCCAATCAATCCCGAATATCGCCACCCACGGCCAATGCCGTGCGTGGAGCAGTCGAAGGGGAGATTGTGCTGCGGCAGCAAGAGCCCACCTTTTCTGCCCATACTCGATgattcaaaatatttcttattttgacCAACGTAGATTGGTTCAAGTGGTTTGATGCTTGTTCTGCTTAAGTAATGACCGAGTCattgtgaatgcaaaaaattcacgctgtgagagttttacttcTTAGTGTACCTACTTGGCTAAACTGGATTAGTTGGGGCTCAATTGAGACTAGGTTCacaacgaaaaaaaaaaattcttattttgttgttttctttcttttttcttttttaattttaggtTAACTTTAACAAATTGGGGGGTGCATTTTTCCTACGCCATAGTCCAGGGGTTGAATAGTTGCTGTTTTAAGTGCTCAAGAGACCATCTTGAGTAGTTTTTACCTATATATCTTtcaatattttgtatttataggccgaatttcattgtattaggaTTATCCTCAGTATATGATTTCATTTAGGATTCTAAACGTATAAGGTTTACGTTTTCAGAAAAGAAACATTTCCAGTAAGCACTTTGAAAACAGTTTTTTGACCTCTTTCAGAAACAATATTATGTTTTGTTGATATAGATCTATCTAACATATGATAAACTAACTCAAATTTTTATCCAGAATCAAAAGATGGGTCTGAAGTTGATGAAAGATCTCATGGATGAGAGACGGGCTATGCCTGAGAAACACAGAGGGGATTTCTTAGATCAAATCCTTGATGGTATGAAGACAGAAAGCTTCATGTCTGATGATTTTGCTGTGTTTGCAATGTTCGCGATCCTATTAGCAAGTTTCGAGATATTATCTTCCAGTTTAACCCTTGCCCTCGTGTTTCTCACGGAACAACCTATGGTTGTAAAAGAATTACAGGTCCATTTTTGTGCTCAATTCCGTTTCAGTAATGATGAAGGATGGACATCTTCTCtcagatatataatatattttttaatttttgtgaCAGAAGGAGCATCAAGAAATACTTCAAAATCGAGAGCGGCGGGAAGGTGGGGTGACTTGGAAGGAGTACAAATCAATGAACTTCACAATGCAGGTAAATCTTATTAGCATTTCGATAAATGCACCGTGAAGAAGAGTTTTGTTCACCTTAGGCCGATTAAGGCCCCACAAGCTCATGCTTCTAGGAAAGTCCGTGCAAGGCGGGACTTGAACCCATGACTTCGTGAATACTCATTGGGTGTATGCATGTCCTGCCCGCTTGCCCCAACCCTTGGTGGTTAAAGGAATATATATCGTGAAGGGATAAATGGAGTTTTTGGTCCATGGACCAGTCACAAAAAGATTCAATCAAATTATCAGGCGCGATCTCCCTGAACTACTACATAAGATTGAGATTGAACGATGTAATATTTCTCTGAGTGTTCATATTGTCGAGTCTTTAACATTTCAGGTTGTGAACGAATCATTGAGAATGTTAAACGTCGGACCGGGAATCATGAGGAGGGCCATCAAAGATATTCACGTCAATGGTAGCACATTCTACAAATTGGAATAATAAGAAGTTCGGAAAAGTTGAAAACCCAGTTTAGGACTGTTATCAAAATTATCTTATGTTCGAAATTCTAAAAGTCGAGAAAATTGACACAGGATACACAATTCCTGAGGGGTGGACAATCGTGATAGCTCAATCAGCTCTTCAACTTAACCCTGAGACATATGATGATCCGCTTTCCTTCAACCCATGGCGATGGAAGGTAAAATTACATAAAGCAACCCGAACTACTTCATGAATTAGAAATCACGCACGAATATTTTCGTTTCCTTTCTCCTCATTTGATTTTCATACCCCCCAGAACTTAGAACCGACAGTTGTGGCAAAAAGTTTCATTCCCTTTGGCGGGGGGGCAAGAATGTGTGCTGGAGCCGACTTCACGAAGGCATTCATTGCAGTTTTTCTTCACCACCTAATCTCGAAATACAGGTgaaaatacacacacacacacacacatatatatatgtatgtatgtctATGGTTCTCATTAATTTGCATTATATGATTTGCGGCATTCGAGTGATGTCCAGTCAATGATCAAGTGAATGTGattaatgaattttctttttccagttGGGAGAAAGTCAAGGGAGGGGAGATAATCCGATCTCCAGTAATAGGGTTCGGAGATGGATTTTACATCAAGATACGTAGCAAATAGtacatgtaaaatatatatgagaagTGAAGTTAATTGATTTACTGTTTATGCAGACTACAGCCTATTGTGAACTAGGAGTATGACGAATAAGTTTGATGCTTTTAGATTCCGTTGTTCATAATACTATGCATATGACATGTTTGTAATTATTTCGATGGTTTATAAAGCTTGACTTCTTGTCATGTTGAATATGATCAGGTTTCATTGTTAATGGATTATGGGCCGCTTGATCCGTATAAAGTTGTTATGATAATATTGTTTGTACTCTAAATCAGCAGGGACATATCGCCCCCCGTGCCAAGCCTATAGATGTCAAGTTTAAGTTGACTTACATGAGACAACAACATATATTGTTCTTAGAGCAACCAATATCTGGTATTACCTTCAATATAATTTATGCTTATCAATGCAATGAGGCCACCTACTTCGATCTGCTGCTAATTATTGGGGTTACCAGAAGCTTTTATGAAAGAAATTTTCTTTGGGAGTGGCGCATGATCGACTCTTAACTAATCAATGATCATAGGCCTTGGATGATCCCATAAGATGTAGAAAGAGGGAACTGTTTCTGTTTGAGTCGTCCGAGTATGGCAGGTAtaagatattttatatatatcatctttGTCAAATAGAATGATAATGACGAAAACGAAAGCAAATCGATTATCTACATCTAAGAGTTTATTTGGGAGTGCGGATAGAGGTTTCATAATCACTTTTTGTTATAATTTTAAGCAACTTGGTGTTTGACGAGAGTTTTTAAAACCACGCTTTGAGTCGAAATTGCGGCACACGCCTCTTCACTCAACCGAGCACGTCCAACTGAGTGCGTCCTTTTGCGTCATGCGAGCACGCATCCACCTTacccatgcacgcatccttGATGCACCCTGTGCCTGTCCTTCTACGTgttcgcacgacgcctaccaggctagttcgctTCCGTACTTCATTGCATTTAAATCGTGAACAGTTCATGTTCCTTTAGCGCTTTTcattttcccattgcaggaaatgaAACAAGAATGCGACTTGAACCCCAAACGACCACAATTAAAGACAACGAACACCTCTCGTCCAGTTTTTTGGACTGGAGTCCCAACCCTCCCTCCCAAAGATTGCAAGCAAATGCTCCAACAGACAGAGTATGGCCCAGCCCACCAGCTGCGAGAGTCATTTGCATGGTCGCACCTCCGACCGAAGGATGGTCCCAACCCGCCCTCTGCCGTGTCCACCAACCAGCCACTGGGACAACACGCACAATCTTTCTTAAACTTTCTTTTACTTTCATTTAAACACAATTCCCGAATAGGCTCCCGACTAGACCGAACCCTTCAAAGGGCACTAGTACAGTccccgaagacgccctatcggTTCTGTCGAAGCTATTTGACCTgcttgtcctcatgggacctggctcctcgagccttccctaggacgactgCACATGGCTACCCGCACTCGGGGAAAGTACTCCTATGCGGGccccagtcacggtctaaccactcaaGGATGGTGATGACTAAATTTTCGAAAAATGAGCGTCCCCACGCGCGGTACCCCATGGGTCGCATGTTGAACAAGGGGATTTCCCATAGGTTCACTCTACATTTTTTACTGCATACTCCACCACACAatcacctaatgcatcattttttttatcatcttTCACAGGAACACGCCGATCACAAGCGAAAACCGATGCACGGGTTCATACCCCCTCGAGAACTCTTCTCGGGTCCTCTTCCTTATACTTCAACAAGGTGAAGACCCAACCAAGAGGTAAACCATTAAGAAGCCGAGACGGAAGTAATCGAGCAAACCACCCAGCATCGACACAACCACCTCCATCGAAATCGAACAACACCCCGGGGCAAGTTGAGCCACCACCATTGCAAAGGCCCACCAACAGTCGTCAAGCGACAACGAGCCTCGGGACCAAATGTAGCCATCAGCTTCAAAAGCATACCTCTCCAGAA of the Punica granatum isolate Tunisia-2019 chromosome 6, ASM765513v2, whole genome shotgun sequence genome contains:
- the LOC116210133 gene encoding cytochrome P450 87A3-like isoform X1, whose amino-acid sequence is MGPLGVLMYVMALLVMGLIHYRVNRWRNPKCNGRLPPGSMGLPLIGETIQFLIPSKSIDIPPFIKTRTMKYGPIFKTSLAGLPVVVSSDPEFNYYILQQEGKLVEFWYLDSFAKLIDVRGLGRDGESTPLTSIGHIHKYMRNMVLSQIGAEALRERILPDMEETCQKALVDWSTKESLDVKKATSSVIFDFTAKLLFGFEPEKNMSERFSYIFQGLLSFPLNIPGTVFHKCLKNQKMGLKLMKDLMDERRAMPEKHRGDFLDQILDGMKTESFMSDDFAVFAMFAILLASFEILSSSLTLALVFLTEQPMVVKELQKEHQEILQNRERREGGVTWKEYKSMNFTMQVVNESLRMLNVGPGIMRRAIKDIHVNGYTIPEGWTIVIAQSALQLNPETYDDPLSFNPWRWKNLEPTVVAKSFIPFGGGARMCAGADFTKAFIAVFLHHLISKYSWEKVKGGEIIRSPVIGFGDGFYIKIRSK
- the LOC116210133 gene encoding cytochrome P450 87A3-like isoform X2, whose product is MRNMVLSQIGAEALRERILPDMEETCQKALVDWSTKESLDVKKATSSVIFDFTAKLLFGFEPEKNMSERFSYIFQGLLSFPLNIPGTVFHKCLKNQKMGLKLMKDLMDERRAMPEKHRGDFLDQILDGMKTESFMSDDFAVFAMFAILLASFEILSSSLTLALVFLTEQPMVVKELQKEHQEILQNRERREGGVTWKEYKSMNFTMQVVNESLRMLNVGPGIMRRAIKDIHVNGYTIPEGWTIVIAQSALQLNPETYDDPLSFNPWRWKNLEPTVVAKSFIPFGGGARMCAGADFTKAFIAVFLHHLISKYSWEKVKGGEIIRSPVIGFGDGFYIKIRSK